Sequence from the Syngnathus acus chromosome 13, fSynAcu1.2, whole genome shotgun sequence genome:
CACTTGTGATGTTCTGCACTGACCTGGATCCAACAGATAGGCGTATTCATATCCCATTGACTTGGTGGACAGAAAATTGTCTCCATTTCTATAAAGCGGCAGGAAAGGAACCATGTAGTAGCCATCATTATGGCCAATGGGAGCATTGGCAAATGGATAGAAGGTCCGTGATGGCTGGTGGGTTCGGAGCCAGCGCTCAAAGATGCTGCTCAAAAGAAGATCATTGCAGTGGGTCATGGTGAGGTGAGCGCACCGCAATAACGTGTTTGTGATTTACTATACCTGTCTATGAAAGCATGGTGCAGGAGGAATATGGGGTCATTGGCGGAACCTTGCACAGAGGACATGGAGCCATTCATGAAGACATGCAAGGCATTGTGCATGGTGCTTTGACCTTGAACCGCCATGCCTGTGGCTGGACTAGCGAAACCTGAAGGAGCAAGTGGGAGTGAGAACACTTAGTCGTTCTCTAAAATCAGAGTCATGTTACGTCAAATTTGGTAAATTATAGACGAAGATTTAGCAGCTTTGAAATGAAGGACCTTAAGCTGAACAGTGCCCTCCATTGACATTAATAGTAACTGCAGGCCTGTACATTTATTTTCGATATCTAGTAATCAGAAACTACAGCAATGGTACTCCATAATTAGTAACTATTGCAGTACTGTACTTGGAACATTACTTTAAagggaaatgaaatgaagcatACTATAATATAATGTGTGGTATCACTGCCTGCTGCCCTTTATCCTTGTTGCGTGAGTGGCTGTCAGAGCAGATGATTTagtcgatggatggatggatggatggatggatggatggatggatggatggatggatggatggatggatggatggatggatggatggatggatggatggatgacttcTGATTGACTGCCTTTCGTGACCCCACTCAATATAATTGCCGTAGGAATCGGCTGGATATGGACATTCTCCAATGATGAAAATCTATCCCCGTGTGAGTTTGCAAACGGGCCAACAATCCACCTCTAGATTAAAGAGATTAGCCCAAGGATTATCTTCCCATTCATCTGTTAGGCATGTGAGTAGAGTAAGTAATACAAACGTATTAGCGTGCATTTGGGTGTGTGTCTAATGTTCTTACCCTCAAGAACGTTCCTGAAGCTCATGTTGGCGAACCGGTCCATGGATCCGGTCTCGTACTCTCGGAGGCCCACGGCGGAGTCGACATCAGCCGATGTTGGGAGTCTCTGTACTCGGTTGGTATCGTGGTTGCCGGGGTTACGCAGAAGCGGACCTTCCTCGGTAGCGTTGCACAATGCCTCACGTCTGTTATATTCCTCAGGCTGAGTGCAGATCACCTACATGTAAGCAGACCGAtacacaaaagtaaaaattatATAAACATGAGTTTTTGTTCAACGCAACCAATGATGAAGGACAGAAGTCTCGGGAAAGGTGAACATTTAATTGTTCAGCATTGTTGATGCAATCATGAcgaatttcaccacacccagatgtgtgtgacaatcattgggactttaccTCTTTACCTTTACAAtgcatatttattattgttcaGCACTGGTGTTAGTACCACTACTGGTACACTGGCTCTCTCTTGTGGTACTCAAAAGAATCactatattttaattttggtgGTGCTTGGAGAgcaaagtgtttatttttaggggGTACTTCGTGTAAAAAGTTTGACAACCATTGATAGAGAGGACTTTAGTTAAAACTGCACGTAGATTGAAacatatgaaaaaaatgcaaatacagcGACAAATTGCTTCTAACGACTACTTCTATTCTCCTACACGTAAAGGCTCCACCCCAACATACAACGCTGGTCTCAGTTCCTTGGCACCAAGAtgccactagatggtgccaGATTGGtgtccaataaaaaaatattatcatGTGGCATTTAGATTGTTTCATAAAgaccaaatcaaacaaaaacctGCGTATCATGTAGTTGTATGCATGTAATGTATACTGTATGTTTAACTCAAATTTATACCAATAGATGATGTATTTTAGTCATTTGAGGACCTCAAAATAGCATCttgaattcaaatattttgggcAAATTGTGCTAAAAAAGGATCCCTTATGCTATTTTAAATAGTTAAATAATTGgaaaatttgcattttctggctcaagaaaaaaacatgctctATTTTGAGCCAGAGTTGGGATTTTCACTTTAAGGAGAAGTTAATGAAAATATTCTTGCCTTCCATGATGAGAAGACCGACGCAGGGCTGATGAGGTTGGGATTGAAGGGGCTGCGGCCTCCCATCAAACTATCTGTGCACACCTCACAGGTTTGGACATCTCTCCAGTCCCAGTATGGGATAGTGAAATTAAAATCTCCTGTTAACTTCCTAATCTCGTTCTCCCAGTGAAGCAGGTAGACTCGATGCCACGGCAGAAAGGCTGCGGATTCATGGGCGAAGTCGATGTCCGTCCATACGTTCCCCGGCCCCCCCAGGAAGGCGTCCCGTGACACGTAGTAGTGCATCCAGACGAACAAATCGTAGGAGTTGATGTCAGCAAACATAGGATTCTCGCCGTTTTCGCCCATCTCTGCTCTGGTTGCCGTGGCGATGACATAGTCAGGGCTGATGGTGTTCTTAGCCAGGTTGAGGTAGGAGATGAACTTTTGCTGGTCAGCAGCAGACAGCGTCAGGATGTTTCGCCGCACCGATTCCCTGTACTCTGCACAATTTGCTCCCCAGTAGCCAAACCTGCACTCCCCACAGTCAAACCCACCGTAGTTTCCGGCACAGCGACAGGTTCGGTTGTAGAAGGCCAAAGGCCAGCGCTCCCTGTCGTCAATCCCGCTGTGAGGGTACTGCGGACCGTGGGGTTCGTCTGACACTACCACCTCTGTGCAGAAACCGCGGCCTGACAGGGCACCACACGCCGAGCCGTCTCCCTCCCACACTGGGCAGCACTCTTTGGTCCGTAGGCCCTCTGCGTTGGCGCAGGGGCGAGGGAATTGGCAAAAGCAGCTCCCGAGAAGATGCAAAACAAGCACGGCTGGAAAAAAGCTCCTCATGATCAAATATTGGCAGTTAATAGTGGTCACTGGAAGACCTGTTGAAAAGAACACAAACTAATTCTCACCTGCAGCAATAAGTAGAAAGAAATCCGTCAATTTAAACAAACTACCTTATTTTGCTGTTTGAGGAGTTGCCCCGCCAATGTTCCCCTCTGAACGTCCAACCTCCTTCCACCCCACTTTCTTCACCCTGCCAGCAATCTACTGGTCTCTCCGCTCTCATTTAGCTCATTTGGGGGGCCGTCCTCAGACAGAATGTGTGATCTCACGCACGCTCACTTGCGCACACGCAACTTTGTGTGTGCCCTCACTCAACATCACATGCTTAGGATAATATTCCAGATTCTTTCATTCTGTCTTAAGACTAGCTGACCTCTCCTCCATCATACCTCAGGCACAAGTGTGTGACAGGCTGTGCGTACCACCATTTCTCATGAGTCCATTTACTCACAATGGCAATGTGTGGCTAAAATTATGGAAAAAGGGAAGTTTCTTGCAACTGAGGTCAGGAAATTTTTAGTATTGATAAAATTGTCCTTAATATGAATCAGGAGGAAGGTGCGGTGGTCAGCATGTTTGTGACTATATGAGCATTATGTTGACTTACTTACTCTATGTTGGAA
This genomic interval carries:
- the tyr gene encoding tyrosinase, which produces MRSFFPAVLVLHLLGSCFCQFPRPCANAEGLRTKECCPVWEGDGSACGALSGRGFCTEVVVSDEPHGPQYPHSGIDDRERWPLAFYNRTCRCAGNYGGFDCGECRFGYWGANCAEYRESVRRNILTLSAADQQKFISYLNLAKNTISPDYVIATATRAEMGENGENPMFADINSYDLFVWMHYYVSRDAFLGGPGNVWTDIDFAHESAAFLPWHRVYLLHWENEIRKLTGDFNFTIPYWDWRDVQTCEVCTDSLMGGRSPFNPNLISPASVFSSWKVICTQPEEYNRREALCNATEEGPLLRNPGNHDTNRVQRLPTSADVDSAVGLREYETGSMDRFANMSFRNVLEGFASPATGMAVQGQSTMHNALHVFMNGSMSSVQGSANDPIFLLHHAFIDSIFERWLRTHQPSRTFYPFANAPIGHNDGYYMVPFLPLYRNGDNFLSTKSMGYEYAYLLDPGQRFVQEILTPYLQQAQEIWQWLLGAGIIGAFITAIIAVAAVLARRKWRRNQRRKRASIFGERQPLLQSSSEDGSASYQTTL